Part of the Deltaproteobacteria bacterium genome, GGGAACACGCCGTCGCCGTAGCCGCCGAGCAAATAGCCGTCGAGCAGGTCGTTGCCCCCGAGGCTGATGACGACCCACTGCACCTCGGGATGGCCGAGCAGGTACGCGAGCGCGTTGATGAGCCAGGGCGAATTCGGCATCGCCCATAGCGTGGCCGTGGTGCCCGGCTCGCCGAAATTATAGACGGTGGCGAGCTGGCCGTGGGAAACGAGCACCGATTGCATGTCGTCGGACCAGCCGTCGGCCCAACTGTCGCCCAGAGACATCACGTGGATCGGCGCGCCGAACGCGGACGTTCCCACGACCGCGCTGACCAGAACGAATATCGATGCCACAGCCCAATGACGCATGGGGCTCACCTCAAGGAATCTCGAATGTCGCCGAAACGCGCGAACAAATCCAGTCGGTCGCGGCCGCGTCGCCGAACGTCACAATCCGGCGATCAGCATGAGCGCGCCGATGGGGAAGAAAACCAGACCCGCGCCGATCGCGATCCACGCCGCGAAAGTGGAGCCGGGGTCGAGGTAGCTGACCGACGGGTCGTTCGGGTCGTAGCGAATATCCGTTTCATCGGGGATCGCCGCCGCGCGCTTTTCGGCGTCGGCGCGTGAGCGCCCCGTCACGTAAGGCGCATAGCGATCGCTCTCGTACTCCACGCCGTTCACCGCGTAGCGATACTTGACGGCCACGTTCCACCGGTAGCCCGGCTCCGACGGAACCGCCGCCGTCTGCGCGGCTGCGCCCTTGTGGAGCACCCGCGCCCGCGCGACGGGCCACCGGTGCACGGCAGCGACCTTGACGTGCAGGCGCGCGCCCGCGATTCCGGCGACGAGGCCAATCAGGCACATCATCACCCAGCCGAAGGTTTCCATGATCGACTCCGATTGCGTCCGCGATAAATCACGAACCCACGTCATAGACGATCGGACGGCGCGTGGATTAAGTTGAGATCAAAGATTTCACCATCACGCATTCGGAGACGATCATGGCCCTCACCCCGTCCAACATGCTGCCCCTCGGCACGCCCGCGCCCGACTTTCACCTGCCCGATCCGGCCGGCAAAACGCACGCCCTCGCCGATTTCGCCCCCGCCCCCGCGCTGCTGGTGGCGTTCATCTGCAACCACTGTCCGTACGTGAAGCACATCAAGACCGATTTCGCCCGGCTCGTGCGCGAGTATCAGGCAAAGGGCGTGGCCGTCGTCGCGATCAACGCCAACGACTGGACGAAGTACCCCGACGACAGCCCGCCAGCGATGGCGAAGGACGCGGCCGATTTCGGATACACCTTTCCTTATCTCGTGGACGAGACGCAGTCTGTCGCCCGCGCCTACGACGCCGCCTGCACGCCGGATTTCTATCTTTTCGACGGCGATCGTCGGCTCGTGTATCGCGGCCAGATCGACGACAGTCGCCCCGGCAACGGCCTGCCGGTCACCGGCGCGGACCTGACGACGGCGGTCGACGCCGTGCTCACGGGCCGGGCCGTCGCCGCGCCGCAGAAACCGAGCATCGGCTGCAACATCAAGTGGCGCTGACGAAACATCAGGTGGCGCTGAAGCCCGTGTGGACGGCTTGTCGCTGCTCGACGCACTCCGCAAAATGACGCGATGCTCAAATTGACCCCGCGCTCGCTGGTCGCGCTGCCGGTCGTGTACGCGGCGACGCCCGTCGCGGCCGCGGCGGCCATCGTCGGCGAGTTCACGACGGGCGGAGACTCCGCGGACCGCGTCGCACGGGTGTGGGCGCGCGCGGTGGCTGCGTCGATGGGCATGACGCTCACTGCCGTGGGCACGGATCGCATCGACCCGTCGCGCTCGTACGTCGTGGTCAGCAACCACCAGAGCCACCTCGACACCATCGCGCTCGTGCTCAGCTCGCCCGTGCCGCTGCGCATGCTGGCGAAAAAAAGCCTCTTCTACATTCCCGTCTTCGGCCAAGCCATGCGCGTCGTCGGCCACATCCCCATCGATCGGCAAAAGGGCAAGACCGATTTCGCGGCGCTGGCCCGCCACTGCGAGCGACTGCGTGCGCGCGGCCGGTCGATCATGGTCTTCCCCGAGGGCACGCGGCAAAACGACGGCACGCTGCACGAGTTCAAGTCCGGCGCGTTCCGTATCGCCACGTCGCTCGGCCTGCCAGTCGTCCCCGTCGCGATCCGCGGCACGGGCGCCGTCCTGCCGCCGCATTCGCTGGCCGTGACGCCGGGGGAGGTGCGGATCGAATGGCTCGACCCGATTCCCTCCGAAGGCGCGGACCCGGACGAACTCATGGCGGTCGTGCACGACGTGATCGCCGGGAGTTTGAGTTGACATTGGGTCCGATGGGTTCGTCCTCCGGATGCCGCACAAAAACGCCCAAAAATCGCAATCTTCGGCCCGAAATTTCGTTGACGGGCCTTGCGCGGGCACGCTATAAATAACCGAAATTTCGAACACGCTCGCATTCGTCCCAAATCCGGCCCTATTTCGCGCCATCGGCGCGGTGCATGTTTTCTGTGCGAAGTCACGGAGGAAGGAGAGACCATGACCATGAGACGGACCCTAATGTGGTCGCTCGTCGCGGTGCTCTGCGCGACGGGCGCATACGCGGGCGATTTCGAGTACAGCCCTCGCCATCTGGCCCTCGCGGACACGGGCAACGCGATTTTCAACCCGGCGATCCTGCCGCCGGTGCTGGAGAACATCGCCGGCGCGTGCGATTCGAACCAGTTCTACGTCGGCGGTAGCACGCGCAACACGGTGCTCGCGGGCGTCGGGTCGGACAGCGACGCCGACTACAACTTCCTGGACATCGAGAGCGGATCGTACATCCAGGGCGTTTTCCCCGTGGGTGAAACCAAGGACGACGACTGGACCGACCGAGCGGGGATCGTGTTCCAGCCCGGTATGCAGGCGCAGTACCTGCGCGTCAAGACGAACCGCGAAGACTCGAACCTGGAACTCGCCGACTCGCTGCTCGCGGTTTCGCCGACGATTCGCTTCGGCGCGGCGTACGGGTTCCATGAGATCTTCGCCATGGGGATCGGCTTCACGATGATCCCGACGACGATCTTCAACTCGGCGATCACCGGTACGCAGGACACGCCCGACGGCACGACGAACAAGGACATCGAGGACAAGTTCACGATGGCCGGATCGTTCATGATCCTGCCCGAGGTCGGATTCCTCTTCCGCACCCCCGAACGCATGCAGTTCGGCCTCACCTACGAGATGGGCTACGCGGCCAAGGCCAAGCGCGAAATCGAGCACTCGCAGGTGCCGGGCGACATCGACTACGAGACCGAGGTCGCGTACATCAAGCCGCACAACATCGGCCTTGGCTGGGCGTACGAGATTCCGAAAGAAGACAACTTCTACGTGTCGATCGATTTCGACGTGTACTTCCGGCAGCAGTACGAGGGCGACACGTGGGTGATGCGCGGTCGCGAATCGTACACGCAGAACGATGAGGACGAGGACGGCAACGCGATCGAGGAAGAGACGGTGGATCCGAACGAGGACCGCCTGGGCGAGGAATTCTACGCCTCCACCAACGGTCGCTATGTGTTCTCGACGGCGGTCGAGAAGGCGTGGGAGACGGTCGGCATCCGCGGTGGCCTCGGCTACTCCGCCGAGACCGGCCTCGATCGCGACCGGCCGGTTTCGACGTTCTTCGCCACCGTCGGCCCGACGCTCTACTTCGACGAGACGATCTTCATGAGCGCCGGCGGACGGCTCGACCTGGGCTTCGCACGCGCCGAGACGACTTACGCCGCGGCGGGCGGCGGCGCCTCGTTGTCGCTGGGCGGCACGTTCTAGTTCCGTTTTCGACGCAAGACTCCATCGAAGAAGCATCGCGAACCCCGGGGCGACCCGGGGTTTGTTTTTGAGTCGTGCGCGCGGAGCGGGGGAAACACTTCGGTGGCGACGCGGAATCGTCACGAAGGGGAATGCGCCGCGTCACGCCGATTCTGTAATAACGCGCCGCAATGTCGCCACATCAAGAGGTCCCCGTCATGATGCGAGCGGATTTGCATTGCCACTCCCGTTTCTCGAATCACCCCAGCGAATGGTTTCTCAAGCGTCTCGGTTCCGCCGAGTCGTATACGGACCCCGACTTCGTGTATTCGTCCGCGAAGGCGCGCGGAATGCGTTTCGTCACCGTAACCGATCACAACCGGATCGAAGCCTCGGTGTACCTGCGCGACCGATTTCCCGGCGAGGCGTTCACCGGCGTCGAATCCACGGTCTATTTCCCGGACAACCGCGCCAAGGTGCACATCCTTCTTTGGGGATTTACCGAAGAGGATTTTGCGGAGATTGAGCGCATCCGCACGGACATCTTCGTCTTTCGCGATTTCGTACTGGAGCGCGGCATCGCGCATTCCGTCGCCCACGCGGCGTTTTCCGTCGACAATCGGCTGCGTCCCGACCAACTCGAAAAACTCGTCCTGATGTTCAACGTGTTCGAGGGACTCAACGGTTCCCGAACGCGCTCGAACAACGCGAATCTTCTGAAGGCGCTACGGGATTTGACGCCGGAGCGCATCGAGGATCTGCGTCGCGCGCATGGCATCGAGCCCACGGGGGACGAGCCGTGGATCAAGGGATTCACCGGCGGCTCCGACGATCATGCGGGGCTGTTCATCGGCCAGACCTACACCGAGGCGGAAGGGGAAAGTGTCGAGGAGTTCCTGGACTCGATCCGCCGAAAGGCGTCTTGCCCCGGCGGTCGAACCGACGACTACAAAACCTTCGCCTTCGCGGTCTACAAGATCGCCTACGACTTCTCCGAGTCGCGCGGCGGCCTGTTGTCGCGCTCGCTGCTGCCGCAGATTTCGACCTACCTGCTCGACCGCGGCCGGCGCGACGCGGGCCACACCGAGAGCGCGGCGGAAATGCTGTCGCGCACGGAGACGAACCTGCGGACGCTGCGGTCGATCTCCGCGGGCTTCACCGGCGAGGGAAGCTGGGACATGACGGAGAAACTCGATGCCGCCTACGAGATGATCTCGGGCGTGCTCGATGATTTGTCGCGCGAGCTGATCGGTCAGGTGGCCGTCGATCTGGAACGCCTCGACATCGGTTCGCTGCTGCGCAACGTGGCTTCGGCGCTTCCCGCGGCATTTCTCACAGCGCCGTTTTTCTCGACCTTCCGCCACATGCAGCGCGAACGGCGTCTGGTGCAGCATCTGCTCGAAAAATTCAGCGACGGTCGCCCCAGCGCGGGGCGCAAGATCCTGTGGTTCACCGACACCTTCGCCGATCTCAACGGCGTCTCGGCGACACTGCGCACGATCGCCCGGGTCGCCGAGGAGCGCGAGCTCAATATCCGCGTCGCGACTTGCCTGAATGACCACGAACGGCGGCGTGTCCACACGGGCGGCGTGGTGGATCTGCCGCACATCTTCGAGTTCCCGATCCCGCATTACCCGAACATCACCCTCAAGGCGCCTTCGGTGCTCGGGGCGATGAAGCGGATCGAACGCGAAGCCCCGGACGAGATCTACATCTCGACGCCCGGTCCGGTCGGGCTCCTGGCGCTGGCGCTGGGCAAGCTGCTGGGCGTGCGGACAGTCGGCGTGTTCCACACCGATTTCACGATGTTCGCCGAAAAAATCACGCTCGACGAATCGCTGGCCGAGGTCGTGGACACGTTCATGCGGTGGTTCTACAGCGCATGCGACAGCGTGAGCGTGCCGACTCGTGAGTATCAGTCGATTCTGGAACGGCGCGGCATCGATCCGGCGCGCATGACGCTTTTCCATCGCGGGATCGAAGCCGACCTGTTTTCCCCGACGCCCGACGGCCGCGAATATTTGCGCGACCGGTTCCACGTCAAGGACGGCGTCAATCTGCTTTTCGCTGGCCGCGTGTCGCGCGAAAAGAACGTGGACGTCCTCGCCGACGTGTATCACCGGCTTTCGGCGACGCGTTCCGACATCAACCTGCTCATCGCGGGCGACGGGCCGTATCTCGGGGAACTCAAGGAGCGCGTCCGCCCCAACGGTCGTGTAATCTTCACGGGCGCGCTGGACCGGACGGAACTCCCGCGCGTCTATTCCGGATCGGACCTCTTCGTATTTCCCAGCACCGCCGACACTTTCGGCATGGCCGTTCTCGAAGCGCAGGCGTGTGGTCTTCCCGCGCTGGTTTCCAACGAAGGCGGCCCGCAGGAGATCATCTCCCACGGCGAAACCGGCTGGGTCGTCGACGGCGCGGGCGCGGATGAGTGGACGCACAGCGTCGCCGGTGCGATCGAGTTCATGGATGCCGACCGAGACCGTTACGACCGCATGCGAACCCGATGCCGCGAACGCGTCGTCCAGGATCGCGATTGGTCGCGGATCCTCGGGGCGTTGTTGTGATCGCGCGCGGAAATCCGGTCGATTATTCCTCTACCCGTCCGGCGCATCTCCCTCGAAACCGTCGGGCGATTCGGGCGGCGGTTCGTCCATTTTGTTCGTCGAACCCGCGCCGCGCGCGATCCGTGCGATGTTCTCCAAAATTTTCTCCATGGCCGCGATCCGCTGCTTTGTCGGCGCGAGCCGCGTCTTGTCGATGAGTGCGAGCGCGAGCAGGACGTCGAGATCCATCGACAACACGCGCAGCGCGTCCCTTGCCGCGTGCAACCGCCGTCCGGCGCGGACGGGATCGCCGCCGGGTCCGACCACCGCGGCCGCGCGGCCGAACGCGATCACCGAACGACGCGTGGACTCGACATAGATCGGGCTCGAATCGCCGGCGTCGCGCAGGAGTCGTTCGATCCCCGCGAGCGCGCCAAGGAACTCCTCCTTCAGACGCAGCACCTGAAAACGCATGCCACTCCGCCGCGATGGTGGACGCGGGCACAAGCTTCAATTTTCGCGCCAACAAACCCGAAGGGAAAACTCCGCGAATTGTCGAGGTTCGACTCGCGAAGGCGCCGCGGTTGAGGATTCGCCCAGTCCGATTTTCGGCGATGGGGCTCCGGGAATCGGAGTGCGTCAGGCGGGGCGCACGCGGCGGAACATGGTGACCTTGTTGAGTTCGAATCCCATGTGCCGCCAAAACTCCTCGGACGAGCGGTTGGCCGGGATGACGTTGACGTACACGTCGTCGACGCGGGAGTTCTGGAAAAAGTGCACCGAGCGTTCCACGAGCGCACGGCCGATTCCCGCCAGCCGATGCTCGTCGGTCACGTAGATGTTCTCGATGACGCCGATGGATTCCTGCTCGAAGACCTGCGCGGGTTTGGTGACGTAGAGATTGACGAAACCGGCCACCTCGCCGCGCACCCGTGCGACGAAAATGGCGGCGGCCGGCGACTCGAAGAACCCCATCAGGTAGCTGCGCTGGATCGACCGCGCGCCGGGCGCGAGCATGTAGCGCGCGTTGAACTCCGAGGTGAGACGCATGAGCTTCGCCCAGAGCGTCAGGATCGCCTCCATGTCGGAGGGGACGGCGTGCTCAATGATCGGTTCGTCGTGCAGCAGTTGCATCGTGATCTCGGTGACGCCTCATCGTACCGGAGGTCCCGGCGGAGGACAACGACGATCTCATTCGGCACGAGCGGTTCGGGCGCCAAATTATAACCCCCGGCGCAAGGCCGGGGGTTCGAAGGATTCGCAGGCTTGCGTCGGTCAGTGCTTGGACGCGTAGTCCTTGAGGCCGTCGGGGTCCGGCACCATCGTGTCGCCGCCCTCGTCCCAGTTCGCCGGGCAGACCTCGCCGTGCGACTTGGTGTACTGGAACGCCTTGAGCAGACGCAGCGTCTCGGCGACGGAGCGACCCACCGACAGGTTGTTGATGATCGCCGACTGCACGACGCCCTCGTCATCGATGATGAACAGGCCGCGCAGGGCGACTCCGCCGGACTCGACGCGGTAGGCCTTGGCCACCTCTTTGTTCAGGTCGGCCAGCAGCGGGTAGTTGATGTCGCCCACGCCGCCCTGCTTCTCGGGCGAGTTGGTCCAAGCCAGGTGCGCGTACTTGCTGTCCACGGAGACGCCGTAGACGACCGCACCCAGCTTTTCGAACTCCGCGTAGTGCTTCGAGAACGCGATCACCTCGGTGGGGCACACGAAGGTGAAGTCCAGGGGGTAGAAGAGCAGGATGTTCCACTTGCCCTTCACCAGCGAATACCTGTCGAATTTGCCGTGAAGGACGCCTTCGAGCGCGAAATCCGGGGCGGGTTTGCCGACGAGTTCACTCATGTCGATACTCCTGTCGATTCCGTTGTGAGGAATGAAAATGCGTTGCGTTCGAACTCTTTATCGATAACACCTTCGTCGCGGCGCGTCAAATTGAGCCGTCCGGTTTTTCGTGAAATCCATGACGAATATCGGGTTTGGCCCTTTTCAGGCGACCGAAAATGGCCGACAGTATATGACAAATCAACGGGATTGCACGTTCGGCGCGTCGTCGCGCGCCCGCGTTCGCAGGCATGTCGCGTGCGGCGCGGCGGTCCCGCATCTTGATCCGGAGGGCTGCATGAAACGTGAATGGTGGCTGGTGCTGACGGCGGTGCTGTTCCTGATGTCGGCGAGCGGCGCGATCGTGGCGTGCGGTGGCGGTGGCGATGACGACGACGACGATGACACGACGGACGATGACGCCGCGGATGACGATTCCGCCGATGACGACGCCGACGACGACATGGATGACGACATGGACGACGACATGGATGACGACATGGATGACGACGTCGATGACGATTCCGGCGACGACGACGAGTGCGAGACATCCGAGGTCGACATCTGCGAATGGCTCGTGAACGACTGCGACGACATGTACGCTCTCGGCACGACCGACTTCTGCGAAAGCGTTTACGAGGAAGACTGCGCGTTGGGCGACATCGGCGACGTGGACGGATTCCTCACGTGCGTGTGCAACTGCATGGCGAACGATCCGACCTGCGATGACACCGCCGCGGCCGCGAGCGCCGAATCCTGGTGCTTCGACACGTACTGCGGCACGCTCTGATCCAACGAAGCGAATGGGCGCGGCGGCCGGCTCACGGGCCGGCCGCCGCGTTTTTCGTCGGTGCGCGCCGTCTAGTCGTTTTCGGTGAAGACGCCGAAGTGTCGCCCGAGCCAGTAGGCGTGAAGGAAGTCCGCACCGCCGCCGCTCATCCAGTCCGACTCGCCCATCGCGAAATCCGACGGCGCACAGATCACCATGTTCTCGTGCATGCGCTGCCACAGCGGCACGCCCCACAGGCCCTGCCAACGGCCACCTTCGAGCCAGTCGAACTTCCAGAACAGCGAGGGCAGCGGCGAAGGGCACCACGACGGGTCGATGTGCTTGTCGATCGCGAACGACTGCTTGGGATAGGGCAGCTCGCGCATGTTCCAGATCGCGGTTTCGAGCGCGGGCTCGGCCGCGGGCTCCGGGTCGCCGAGCGCGAAGGCGCTGATGGGGAAGAGCGTCTGCGTGAGCGTCTGAAAGACCGATCCGTTCGTCCAGCCTTCTTCGAGCAGCCCCAGCGCGTCCTGATCGTCGGTCGCCTCGGCGAGAAACGCGAGCACGAGCTGGCCGATCGTGTCGAGGTGCTGACCCGACCAGTCGGAAATGCCCCACAGATAGAACAACCCGCCGCCCATGCGCGTGTAGAAGCGCAACAGCGGATTCGCGTAGAGCGTCTGGTAGCGCGTTTTGTAGGCTTCGTCGCCGGTGGTCAGGTACGCGAGCCAGGCCGCCTTGATCTCGTTGAACTCGCCGTCGAGGGAGATGTCGGCGTTGTCCGCGAGACGCACCGCGCGCTCGGCGATGCCGTCGCGGTAGTCGTCATACTCCGGCTCGTCGGGCAGGTAGAGCCACGAGAGGGTGTAACCGTAGTACAGGCCCTGAATCATGTCGTTGTTGCCGCCCTCGAGCCAGTCGACATCTTCGTAGGGCGCGTCGCCCTGAACCCATCCGCGTCCCGCCTGATGCGGACGCACGGCGCGGGCGAAGGTCGTCGGGTCCTGCGGAATGTCGTGGGAGAGGAATAGTCCGTCGAGGGCGCGCAGCCAGTTGTCGAGCGCCTCCTCCTCGCCGGTTTCGAGGTAGCGGAACACCTGGCTCGCGAGGTAGCAGCCGGTCCACAGCAGTCCGTCGCCCGATTCGCTTTGCACCAGCGGGTCGGAACCCCACAACGCCTGGCTGAAGATGCCCAGCGGGTTCAGGTAGTACTCCGGCATGTCGGCGTCGAACATCTCGGCTTTTTCGGCGAGCGTCGGCCCGAAGGCGCGGGCGCGCAGCATGGTCTCGGCCATGCTCACCTCGTCGAGCCAGCGATTCGCGACGCGCAGCGAGGACGGGTGCGCGCGGTACCAGTCGAAGTCGGTGTGGAATCGCGCGATGTAGTGGACGCCCGCCTGAAAGTCCTCGCGGTCGCGGTAACCGTCGAACCACGTCAGCGAGTGGTAGTGATCGAGCAGGCCGTAGATCAGGTTGTGGACCAACGGCGGCATGGGATTGTGCCCGGGGATGAACGTGTCCTCGTCCGCGAAGATCGGCTCGGCGTCGCTCGTACCGTCGTACGTCCACGTCTCGGTCGCGGTGAACGCGTGGACCGATTCGCCGGTCGTCGCGTACGACACGTCGAACGCGCCCGCGCCGGTCTCCGTCACAATGCCCGTCACCTCCACGGGGATCGCGTCGTCGCCCGTGCGCGTCACCGCGCCGTAGTGCGTGATCGCGTCGGCGACCTTCAGGCTCACGTCGGTCACGATGCCGCGTTCCTCGCGGATCTCGCCCAGCCACGCGGTGTGCACGTCGTAGGTCACGTCCTTGAAGGGATCCTCGAAGGTCACGTCGTCGAAACGCACCGAGCGGATGAAATCCCACCGTCCGTCGCCGGCGCGGATCTCGACCTCGCCCTCATAGTCGCCGTAGCGCGAGTCGGTGCCTTCGACGGCGTACACGCCCGGCTCGATCGGCGGATCGGGCAGCGTCGTGTCGTCGTCGCCCGTATCGTCGTCGTCGGTGTCGTCGTCGGGCAGCGGCGGCCAGGTGTCGTCGTCGCCCGCGTCGTCGTCGTCGGCATCGTCGTCGGTTGCGTCGTCGTCCGCGGTGTCGTCGTCGACGGGGGCCGCGTCATCGTCCGCGCCGGAATCGTCGTCGTCGGATGACCCGCCGCAGGAAATGGTGAAGGCAAACGCGACGATGGCGATAACCACATAAGGCAGGCGCGACATGGCGATTCTCCCGCGACGGTGCGTGACCTGACTCATCATGTGGCACAGCGCGCGGGGCCGCGCAAGCCGGGCGGGGCCCTCACCCCCGTCCCCTCTCCCGTCATGACGGGAGAGGGGTGCCCCGAGCCTCTCGAGGGGCGGGGTGAGGGCTAACGGCGTCAACATGGTTGTTGACACCCGCTTGGGCCGCACCGGAAACTGACGCGATGTTTGGTCGCCGCATGTTCATCGCGTGCGTACTGGCCGTGTGCGCGCTCGCCGCGTGCGGGCCGCCCGCGCCGCCGCCGGGATCGTGCCACACCCAGATCCTTTTATCTTCGAACGTCACCGCGCACGGGGCATTCTGGTGGCGCGCCGACTGCACGCTGCCGGACGGCGCTGCCGGCCCGGTGATCCTCGCGTTTCCCTCGCTGCGCGACGGCGCGCGATCGTGGAGCGTTGCCGATTTCATCACGGAACCGAAATCGATTGGCGCCTTGCGGGTGGAAGTCAACGGCACACCGCGCGACTATGAACCGATAACCCTCGGCGAAACCGCGGGCGCGGCTCGCATCGACTCCCCGGCGACCGGCTGGCGCAAGGGCGAGCGCGTGGAATTCCTGATCACCTTCGCGAAAGAGGGGACCCCGCAAGCCCCGACGATCGCGACGAAGAACTACGCTCCCGTCGTCCTCGTGCGCGGCGCGTCGGGATTCGCGGCGCTCGCGGGCATCGAGCCGTTCGACATCGCGCCCGGTCCCGCGTCGCGCGTGGAGCTTGTCGCGCCGCCCGCGGTCGAGATGAAAAAGCCATTCGAGGTCGCGATACGCGTCATGGATCGCCTCGGAAACCTCGCGACGCCCGCCGCGCCGGTACGCGTGTTTTTCAAGGAGCGCGACGATGTCGGCATCGACCTGAGCTACAACGCGCCGAAATCGGCCATGATCGACGCGGCGGTGACGCATCTCGACGCGGGCAGCTTCGACCTCGCCGGGTTTCGCTGGATCGTCGCCGACACCGGCGGCGCGTTCGCGCCGGCGATGTCGAACCCCATCGCCGTCAGCGCGCCCGGCGACGCGCGGCCCATCGCGTTCGGCGATCTCGACGCCACGGACGGCGCGGACGTCACCGGCCTCGGCTTCGCGGCGATCGCCGATCCGGCCCACGCCGCGGACGACGCACTCGCGAAAACGCGCGGCGACACGTGCACCGAACGCGAACAGCTCGGGCGCTTCGTGTCCCTCGTCGCGCGCGAATTCTCCGGTTCCGGGCGAGCGCTCGCCCTCTTTGATCGCTGCTCGGTGAAGGCGGTCATCGGTAAACCGGCCGCGTGGTGGGAAGCGGCGCTCGCGCGAACGCCGCCGCTCGCGGTGAGCCCGAGCGCGGGGCGTTTCGGTGCGGCGGCGTGGTCGGATGCGCTGGACGCCACCGGCGGCGTGCTCGCTCC contains:
- a CDS encoding peroxiredoxin; the encoded protein is MSELVGKPAPDFALEGVLHGKFDRYSLVKGKWNILLFYPLDFTFVCPTEVIAFSKHYAEFEKLGAVVYGVSVDSKYAHLAWTNSPEKQGGVGDINYPLLADLNKEVAKAYRVESGGVALRGLFIIDDEGVVQSAIINNLSVGRSVAETLRLLKAFQYTKSHGEVCPANWDEGGDTMVPDPDGLKDYASKH
- a CDS encoding thioredoxin family protein; the encoded protein is MALTPSNMLPLGTPAPDFHLPDPAGKTHALADFAPAPALLVAFICNHCPYVKHIKTDFARLVREYQAKGVAVVAINANDWTKYPDDSPPAMAKDAADFGYTFPYLVDETQSVARAYDAACTPDFYLFDGDRRLVYRGQIDDSRPGNGLPVTGADLTTAVDAVLTGRAVAAPQKPSIGCNIKWR
- a CDS encoding glycosyltransferase; the encoded protein is MMRADLHCHSRFSNHPSEWFLKRLGSAESYTDPDFVYSSAKARGMRFVTVTDHNRIEASVYLRDRFPGEAFTGVESTVYFPDNRAKVHILLWGFTEEDFAEIERIRTDIFVFRDFVLERGIAHSVAHAAFSVDNRLRPDQLEKLVLMFNVFEGLNGSRTRSNNANLLKALRDLTPERIEDLRRAHGIEPTGDEPWIKGFTGGSDDHAGLFIGQTYTEAEGESVEEFLDSIRRKASCPGGRTDDYKTFAFAVYKIAYDFSESRGGLLSRSLLPQISTYLLDRGRRDAGHTESAAEMLSRTETNLRTLRSISAGFTGEGSWDMTEKLDAAYEMISGVLDDLSRELIGQVAVDLERLDIGSLLRNVASALPAAFLTAPFFSTFRHMQRERRLVQHLLEKFSDGRPSAGRKILWFTDTFADLNGVSATLRTIARVAEERELNIRVATCLNDHERRRVHTGGVVDLPHIFEFPIPHYPNITLKAPSVLGAMKRIEREAPDEIYISTPGPVGLLALALGKLLGVRTVGVFHTDFTMFAEKITLDESLAEVVDTFMRWFYSACDSVSVPTREYQSILERRGIDPARMTLFHRGIEADLFSPTPDGREYLRDRFHVKDGVNLLFAGRVSREKNVDVLADVYHRLSATRSDINLLIAGDGPYLGELKERVRPNGRVIFTGALDRTELPRVYSGSDLFVFPSTADTFGMAVLEAQACGLPALVSNEGGPQEIISHGETGWVVDGAGADEWTHSVAGAIEFMDADRDRYDRMRTRCRERVVQDRDWSRILGALL
- a CDS encoding GNAT family N-acetyltransferase, which codes for MQLLHDEPIIEHAVPSDMEAILTLWAKLMRLTSEFNARYMLAPGARSIQRSYLMGFFESPAAAIFVARVRGEVAGFVNLYVTKPAQVFEQESIGVIENIYVTDEHRLAGIGRALVERSVHFFQNSRVDDVYVNVIPANRSSEEFWRHMGFELNKVTMFRRVRPA
- a CDS encoding 1-acyl-sn-glycerol-3-phosphate acyltransferase — protein: MLKLTPRSLVALPVVYAATPVAAAAAIVGEFTTGGDSADRVARVWARAVAASMGMTLTAVGTDRIDPSRSYVVVSNHQSHLDTIALVLSSPVPLRMLAKKSLFYIPVFGQAMRVVGHIPIDRQKGKTDFAALARHCERLRARGRSIMVFPEGTRQNDGTLHEFKSGAFRIATSLGLPVVPVAIRGTGAVLPPHSLAVTPGEVRIEWLDPIPSEGADPDELMAVVHDVIAGSLS
- a CDS encoding DUF3592 domain-containing protein, which translates into the protein METFGWVMMCLIGLVAGIAGARLHVKVAAVHRWPVARARVLHKGAAAQTAAVPSEPGYRWNVAVKYRYAVNGVEYESDRYAPYVTGRSRADAEKRAAAIPDETDIRYDPNDPSVSYLDPGSTFAAWIAIGAGLVFFPIGALMLIAGL